From a region of the Methanoculleus receptaculi genome:
- a CDS encoding aminotransferase class V-fold PLP-dependent enzyme translates to MPEDANIFSVEHEPAVKKVLYWCDRCNVPLIGRTCGCRASSREIALLPPHDVRPALAGDTDLIKRLLADRFGDIPLPRVVLLNKTGGIDRADLVIVNGERFGWLTFDPIARQYSLDITPEAISWILPHATSGVVDLETEPAVRAHRGRIGGKRFPLSTPVTDGTVIITYKNRFGTGVVRDGQIRVKELLPVEPSIQPDPGWETVIERNRYHLKNLERNAVRTIKKHMNDRPCVNVSFSGGKDSTAVLHLARKAGVEKAFFIDTGLELPETVEFAESQGIEIIRKGGDFFEAVKKAGPPAKDRRWCCKLLKLRPLKIYLTGTGPCVTIQGNRWYESWNRADLDETSQNPANPLQVNVSPIRNWRALEVFLYLWWQGVPINPLYEKGLERIGCYLCPAVLESEYEMLRGLHPELTGPWDEFLARWAEKNGFPETYHRWGLWRWRALPPKMREVCRDHGIPLNDDFTLKAATPEDGAEMTETKSPTTREIEFNPDEIRRDFPILDDDIIYLDNAATTFSPETVVEALVEFEHHYRANVGRGVHRLTQIATQRYWHAHEKVARFIGGGEGITVFTKNTTEAINMVAQGLSWRPGDRVVTTILEHHSNLLPWRALAKHGVEIDLIGIDADYALDLNALEEVLSGGSVRLVAVTHASNVLGVTTPVPEIARLCREHGALLLVDAAQSLPHMPVDVSSLDCDFLCFSGHKIFGPTGTGVLWMREALIEPPVLGGGMVASVTSDGYVPAEGYLRYEAGTPNIGGGIALGAAVDYLSAIGMDRIHRHEERLTARLIEGLSATEGVRVYAGKRPDARIGVVSFIIDGVHPQEAAQMLDEEADIMVRSGHHCCQPLMDYLGLPEGTVRASLAAFTTEQEIDLLIAAVDEISRGR, encoded by the coding sequence ATGCCTGAAGATGCCAATATATTTAGCGTGGAGCACGAACCGGCGGTAAAAAAGGTCCTCTACTGGTGCGACCGCTGCAATGTTCCTCTCATCGGGCGCACATGCGGCTGCAGGGCAAGTTCAAGAGAGATAGCGCTGCTGCCGCCGCATGACGTCCGGCCCGCGCTTGCGGGAGATACAGATCTCATCAAACGTCTTCTTGCCGATCGATTTGGGGATATACCCCTCCCGCGCGTTGTGCTGCTCAACAAGACCGGTGGAATCGACAGGGCCGATCTTGTGATCGTGAACGGCGAACGGTTCGGTTGGCTCACGTTTGACCCAATCGCGCGACAATACAGCCTGGATATCACGCCAGAAGCGATCTCCTGGATCCTCCCGCACGCAACCAGCGGCGTCGTCGACCTTGAGACCGAGCCCGCGGTGCGCGCTCACAGGGGTCGTATCGGCGGGAAACGGTTTCCTCTTTCTACCCCCGTAACAGATGGGACGGTAATAATCACCTATAAAAATCGGTTTGGCACGGGGGTCGTCAGGGACGGCCAGATCCGGGTAAAAGAACTCCTCCCCGTTGAGCCCAGCATTCAGCCTGATCCGGGCTGGGAGACAGTGATAGAGAGAAACCGCTACCACTTGAAGAACCTGGAGCGCAACGCAGTTCGGACCATCAAAAAACACATGAACGACCGGCCGTGCGTGAACGTCTCGTTCTCCGGAGGCAAGGACAGCACCGCCGTCCTCCACCTAGCCCGGAAGGCCGGGGTGGAGAAGGCGTTCTTCATAGATACAGGGCTTGAGCTTCCCGAGACGGTGGAGTTCGCGGAGTCTCAGGGTATCGAGATCATCCGCAAAGGAGGTGACTTCTTCGAGGCGGTCAAGAAAGCCGGGCCGCCGGCGAAGGACCGCCGCTGGTGCTGCAAACTCCTGAAACTCCGGCCCTTGAAGATCTACCTGACCGGGACTGGGCCGTGCGTCACCATCCAGGGGAACCGCTGGTATGAGTCATGGAACCGCGCCGATCTCGACGAGACCAGCCAGAACCCGGCTAACCCGCTGCAGGTGAACGTCTCGCCGATCCGGAACTGGCGGGCGCTTGAGGTCTTCCTCTACCTCTGGTGGCAGGGTGTCCCCATAAACCCTCTATACGAGAAGGGACTTGAGCGGATTGGATGTTACCTCTGTCCGGCGGTGCTGGAGAGCGAGTACGAGATGCTGCGGGGGTTGCATCCGGAACTTACGGGGCCATGGGATGAGTTCCTGGCTCGCTGGGCGGAGAAGAACGGATTTCCGGAGACCTACCACCGGTGGGGGCTGTGGCGGTGGCGGGCTCTGCCCCCGAAGATGCGCGAGGTCTGCAGGGATCACGGCATCCCCCTCAACGACGATTTTACCCTGAAGGCGGCGACGCCAGAGGATGGAGCAGAGATGACAGAAACGAAGAGTCCAACAACTCGTGAAATTGAGTTTAACCCGGATGAGATCCGCAGAGACTTCCCGATCCTGGATGACGACATCATCTACCTCGATAACGCGGCGACTACGTTCTCACCGGAGACGGTGGTAGAGGCACTCGTCGAGTTTGAGCACCATTACAGGGCAAACGTCGGCCGGGGCGTCCACAGGCTGACACAGATAGCGACACAGCGCTACTGGCATGCCCACGAGAAGGTGGCCCGGTTTATCGGCGGCGGGGAGGGGATAACAGTATTTACGAAGAACACAACGGAAGCAATCAACATGGTCGCGCAGGGTCTCTCCTGGAGGCCTGGCGACCGTGTGGTAACCACCATCCTTGAGCACCACTCAAACCTTCTACCCTGGAGGGCGCTTGCGAAGCATGGGGTTGAGATCGATCTGATCGGGATCGATGCAGACTACGCGCTCGACCTTAACGCGCTGGAGGAGGTCCTCTCCGGCGGCAGTGTCAGGCTCGTTGCCGTGACACACGCCTCAAACGTCCTCGGGGTGACTACGCCTGTACCGGAGATCGCGCGGCTCTGCCGGGAGCACGGGGCGCTGCTCCTGGTGGATGCGGCGCAGTCGCTCCCGCATATGCCGGTCGACGTCTCAAGCCTCGATTGTGATTTCCTATGTTTCTCTGGGCACAAGATCTTCGGGCCGACGGGGACCGGTGTCCTCTGGATGAGGGAGGCTCTCATCGAGCCGCCGGTTCTCGGCGGCGGGATGGTCGCGAGCGTGACATCGGATGGCTACGTCCCGGCGGAGGGTTACCTCCGCTACGAAGCGGGAACGCCAAACATCGGCGGTGGTATTGCGCTCGGCGCCGCCGTGGACTACCTCTCGGCGATCGGGATGGATCGAATCCACCGCCACGAGGAGCGCCTGACAGCGCGGCTGATCGAGGGTCTCTCCGCAACTGAGGGCGTCAGGGTATATGCCGGAAAGAGGCCAGATGCCCGGATAGGGGTGGTCTCGTTCATCATCGATGGTGTTCACCCGCAGGAGGCCGCGCAGATGCTCGATGAGGAGGCGGATATCATGGTGCGTTCGGGGCACCACTGCTGCCAGCCGCTGATGGATTACCTGGGTCTCCCGGAGGGGACGGTCAGGGCAAGCCTGGCGGCATTCACGACGGAGCAGGAGATCGATCTCCTGATCGCGGCCGTCGATGAGATCAGCCGGGGACGGTAG
- a CDS encoding DUF1894 domain-containing protein, giving the protein MPSCCVNSLAGKVLLMDATPKEVNDYIKRHCREYYGISPGFIFKDIRVLLKEPMLVGLQVKRGKILLPFTKRCPNLGTILYEIAADEDDLNYIRSTLKSARDEEGLPGSTSTLHD; this is encoded by the coding sequence ATGCCATCCTGTTGCGTAAACAGCCTCGCTGGAAAGGTGCTCCTCATGGACGCGACACCGAAGGAGGTAAACGACTACATCAAGCGACACTGCAGAGAGTACTACGGGATATCTCCAGGTTTTATCTTCAAGGATATTCGGGTACTCCTTAAGGAGCCGATGCTTGTAGGGCTGCAGGTTAAAAGAGGCAAGATACTGCTGCCTTTTACAAAGCGTTGTCCAAATCTTGGAACCATACTTTATGAGATCGCGGCAGATGAAGACGACCTCAACTACATCCGCAGCACCCTCAAGAGTGCCCGGGATGAAGAAGGTCTTCCGGGATCGACGTCAACCCTCCACGACTGA
- a CDS encoding DUF47 domain-containing protein, with amino-acid sequence MGIKEWVVPQDKVFFDLFDRMARTVVSAADMLVEFIENFERIENIKEQCRTMKEIEHEGDEIAHQIYEQLNLTFITPLEPEEISRLASALDDILDYIDGTMQQMYSYGITETDNSMIELAKLIQLSVIEIERAVNGIRNIKNPHQIEERCIEVNRLENVADNVLGHAIMDLFKTKDAITIIKLKDVYENLEIATDKCEDAANVLSDIAIRHS; translated from the coding sequence GTGGGCATCAAGGAGTGGGTGGTTCCGCAGGATAAGGTGTTTTTTGATCTTTTCGACAGGATGGCCCGGACGGTTGTCTCTGCAGCCGATATGCTTGTCGAGTTTATCGAGAATTTTGAGAGGATCGAGAACATAAAAGAGCAGTGTCGCACGATGAAAGAGATCGAGCATGAGGGGGATGAGATCGCACATCAGATCTACGAGCAACTGAACCTGACTTTCATCACCCCGCTCGAACCCGAAGAGATCTCCCGCCTTGCATCAGCGCTCGATGACATCCTGGACTACATCGACGGCACCATGCAGCAGATGTACAGTTATGGCATCACCGAGACCGACAACTCAATGATCGAACTCGCAAAACTGATCCAGCTCAGTGTCATTGAGATCGAGAGGGCTGTAAATGGCATTCGCAACATAAAGAACCCCCACCAGATCGAGGAACGGTGCATAGAGGTGAACCGCCTGGAGAATGTCGCGGATAACGTTCTCGGCCACGCTATCATGGACCTCTTCAAGACGAAAGATGCGATAACAATAATCAAGCTCAAAGATGTTTACGAAAACCTCGAGATAGCTACCGATAAATGTGAGGACGCCGCCAATGTCTTGAGCGACATAGCCATAAGACACTCCTGA
- a CDS encoding inorganic phosphate transporter: protein MDPIIVLGILLALLFNFANGLNDAANSIATIVATKALTPLQAVLLAGVFNLLGPLLFTTAIAATIGKGIVDPVFLTPLLILMAMLGAVLWVFLTSFFGIPVSSSHALIGGLLGAGMAAAGTGAVLWPSIAVIRQTALYAIAGAFIGAIITAAVAYRRDDFKPWNFIVGGLIGVTVIIPFAIAAGFLKIGGILAVVIFIVISPMLGFLSAFVLAGLIACIFHNYHPRRLSRHFKILQIFSGSFQAIGHGSNDAQNAMGIITAMLLAGGLIAEFHVPLWVIFASSLAISLGTLFGGWRVIDRMANKITRIRPYQGFSASTAAGGVLSLMTAFGIPVSTTHAATGAIMGVGTTRGYSAVKWGVVREILIAWILTIPASAVVSGGCYLIALALIGEVF from the coding sequence ATGGACCCGATCATCGTTCTCGGCATTCTTCTTGCACTGCTCTTTAACTTTGCAAATGGCCTGAACGATGCCGCAAACTCGATCGCCACCATTGTCGCGACGAAAGCCCTGACACCTCTGCAGGCGGTCCTCCTGGCCGGTGTTTTCAACCTCCTGGGACCCCTGCTCTTCACCACTGCGATTGCGGCGACCATAGGCAAGGGAATAGTCGATCCGGTCTTCCTCACGCCGCTGCTGATCCTGATGGCGATGCTCGGCGCCGTGCTCTGGGTTTTTCTGACATCGTTCTTCGGGATCCCTGTGTCGAGCAGTCATGCGCTTATTGGTGGATTGCTTGGCGCGGGGATGGCTGCTGCCGGGACTGGAGCGGTCCTCTGGCCATCGATTGCGGTGATCAGGCAGACTGCTCTTTACGCCATTGCAGGCGCCTTTATCGGGGCGATAATCACTGCCGCAGTCGCTTACAGGAGGGATGACTTTAAACCATGGAACTTTATTGTTGGCGGGCTCATCGGTGTGACGGTGATAATCCCGTTCGCCATTGCAGCCGGTTTTTTGAAAATTGGCGGCATCCTTGCGGTTGTAATCTTTATCGTTATCTCTCCAATGCTCGGTTTCCTCTCCGCGTTTGTCCTCGCCGGCCTTATCGCCTGCATATTCCATAACTACCACCCGAGGCGTCTCTCCAGACATTTTAAGATCCTCCAGATCTTTTCCGGATCATTTCAGGCCATCGGCCACGGCAGCAACGATGCCCAGAACGCAATGGGCATCATAACCGCCATGCTCCTTGCGGGAGGGCTGATCGCCGAGTTTCACGTCCCGCTCTGGGTCATTTTTGCATCATCCCTTGCCATATCACTGGGAACGCTATTTGGTGGGTGGCGGGTCATCGACAGGATGGCCAACAAGATCACGCGGATCCGGCCATACCAGGGTTTCTCCGCATCGACCGCTGCCGGAGGCGTCCTCTCTCTGATGACCGCCTTCGGCATCCCGGTCTCGACGACTCACGCTGCAACCGGTGCGATCATGGGTGTTGGCACAACCCGCGGCTACTCGGCGGTCAAGTGGGGTGTTGTCCGCGAGATCCTGATCGCGTGGATCCTGACCATCCCGGCATCGGCGGTGGTCTCAGGGGGCTGTTACCTGATCGCACTTGCTCTGATCGGTGAGGTGTTTTGA
- the nth gene encoding endonuclease III: MNRKTACEVYRRLLARYPIVDGRRHFIEFHNPFEALILTILSAQTTDRAVNAIRDELFSRYPTPAALASAEPEEVEPLIRSIGFHHMKTRYIVGAARKIVSEFGGEVPQTMEGLLSLPGVGRKTANIVLSHAFGINVGIAVDTHVRRVSKRLGLTSSTNPAVIERDLMALFPQEVWEDINFLLIRHGRAVCKAQNPKHDECVVADLCHYCREMQASEEEGGMR, translated from the coding sequence ATGAACCGCAAGACCGCATGTGAGGTCTACCGCCGCCTCCTTGCGCGCTACCCCATCGTCGACGGCAGGCGTCATTTTATCGAGTTCCATAACCCTTTCGAGGCTTTGATCCTGACCATCCTATCCGCGCAGACAACCGACCGCGCAGTCAACGCCATTCGCGACGAACTCTTCTCCCGCTACCCGACACCCGCGGCACTCGCCAGCGCCGAACCGGAGGAGGTCGAACCACTCATAAGGAGCATCGGGTTCCATCATATGAAAACCCGCTATATAGTTGGCGCGGCAAGAAAGATTGTCTCCGAGTTCGGCGGCGAGGTCCCCCAAACAATGGAGGGGCTGCTGTCGCTGCCCGGCGTTGGCAGGAAGACCGCAAACATCGTCCTTTCACATGCGTTCGGTATCAACGTTGGTATAGCCGTCGATACACACGTCCGCCGGGTCTCAAAGCGGCTTGGGCTCACCTCGAGCACGAACCCCGCGGTCATCGAACGCGATCTCATGGCACTCTTTCCACAGGAGGTCTGGGAAGATATCAACTTCCTCCTGATTCGTCATGGGCGCGCCGTCTGCAAGGCGCAGAACCCGAAGCACGACGAGTGTGTGGTGGCAGACCTCTGCCATTATTGCCGGGAGATGCAGGCCTCTGAGGAAGAGGGCGGTATGAGGTGA
- a CDS encoding bifunctional 5,6,7,8-tetrahydromethanopterin hydro-lyase/3-hexulose-6-phosphate synthase has protein sequence MYLIGEALVGDGAELAHVDLIMGNKEGPVGQAFANALSHLSKGHTPLLAVVRPNLPAKPSTIIIPKVTLKKEYQVNQIFGPVQSAVAKAVADLVEEGAFEGIDIEDIVIMASVFVHPTAEDYNKLYRFNYGATKLAIRRALDRFPDVDTLLHEKDRATHAVMGFKVQRLWNPPYLQVAMDLVDRNHMRKVLEELPESDHLILEAGTPLIKKFGLSIISEIHEIRPGSFIVADLKTLDTGNLETRMAADAGADAVVISGLAPLSTIEKAIQEARKTGIYSVLDMLNVSDPVAVIGQLKVKPDVVELHRAIDIEDTDYAWGDIPAIRKAGGERMLIATAGGIRQHVVKEALRAGADILVVGRAITASKDIKHAAEEFLEELNTEEVDQFRIMTDF, from the coding sequence ATGTATCTCATCGGCGAAGCACTGGTTGGAGACGGCGCAGAACTTGCGCACGTAGATCTGATCATGGGAAACAAAGAAGGACCTGTGGGGCAGGCGTTTGCAAACGCCCTCTCCCACCTCTCCAAAGGCCATACCCCGCTTCTTGCGGTAGTAAGGCCAAACCTGCCTGCAAAACCCTCGACCATCATCATCCCGAAGGTCACCCTGAAGAAAGAGTATCAGGTGAACCAGATCTTCGGGCCTGTGCAGTCAGCTGTGGCAAAGGCCGTCGCCGACCTGGTGGAGGAGGGTGCCTTTGAGGGGATCGATATCGAGGATATCGTCATCATGGCAAGCGTCTTTGTCCACCCAACTGCAGAGGACTACAACAAGTTATACAGGTTCAACTACGGCGCGACGAAACTCGCGATCCGCCGGGCGCTCGATCGTTTCCCTGACGTCGATACGCTCCTTCACGAGAAAGATCGGGCAACCCATGCCGTAATGGGATTCAAGGTTCAGCGTCTCTGGAACCCCCCATACCTGCAGGTTGCGATGGACCTTGTTGACAGGAACCATATGCGGAAGGTCCTCGAGGAGCTGCCGGAGAGCGACCACCTGATCCTCGAGGCCGGAACACCTCTTATCAAGAAGTTTGGACTCTCGATCATCTCCGAGATCCATGAGATCAGGCCAGGCTCCTTCATAGTCGCCGACCTCAAGACGCTGGATACGGGGAACCTGGAGACCCGCATGGCTGCTGACGCCGGTGCTGACGCCGTTGTGATCTCCGGTCTCGCCCCGCTATCGACGATTGAGAAGGCCATCCAGGAAGCCCGGAAGACCGGTATCTACAGCGTGCTTGACATGCTCAACGTCAGTGACCCGGTCGCCGTCATCGGGCAACTGAAGGTGAAGCCGGATGTTGTTGAACTCCACCGGGCTATCGACATCGAGGATACCGATTACGCCTGGGGCGATATTCCGGCAATCCGGAAGGCAGGCGGTGAGAGGATGCTGATCGCGACCGCGGGCGGCATCCGGCAGCATGTTGTGAAAGAGGCACTCAGGGCGGGCGCTGATATCCTGGTTGTTGGCCGGGCCATCACCGCAAGCAAGGATATCAAACATGCAGCTGAAGAGTTCCTGGAAGAACTTAACACCGAAGAGGTTGACCAGTTCAGGATCATGACCGATTTCTAA
- a CDS encoding AMP-binding protein → MVEGSYACGTSQIPLLGITIGEMLNRIAAAHPDNEALVAVHQGIRWKYAEFLDRVNTLARALMALDVERGDRVAIWALNYAEWVLVQFATAKIGAIMVNINPAYRTYEFEYAMKQSEVQTLFIQGRFKTSDYVGMFYESCPEAFEAKPGRIDSDRFPFLKNVIFLGDIPYNGMYTWDDLMEMADLIAPEELREREESLDFDDPVNIQYTSGTTGFPKGVVLTHHNVLNNGFFVGEGMKFAHHDRLCIPVPFYHCFGMVLSNMASVTHGATMVLPSPVFEAEAVLKAVQDERCTALHGVPTMFIAELAHPNFENYRLDSLRTGIMAGSPCPTEVMREVSKRMHISEIVIVYGQTETSPGITMTTTDDPLERRVSTVGRPFPHTEVKIIDPNTKRIVPRGETGEICARGYCVMRCYYNNPNATRATIDENGWNHTGDLGVMDEENYVKIVGRLKEMVIRGGENIYPREIEEFLHTHPKIADAYVIGVPDRKYGEELMAWIRVDNGARLTEEDVREFCRGRIAHFKIPRYIKFVDDFPMTVSGKIMKFKMREIAIKELGLEDESKVETA, encoded by the coding sequence ATGGTTGAGGGCAGTTACGCGTGCGGAACCTCGCAGATACCTCTGCTCGGCATCACCATCGGTGAAATGCTGAACCGTATAGCCGCGGCGCACCCGGACAACGAGGCACTCGTAGCCGTCCACCAGGGTATCCGGTGGAAGTATGCGGAGTTTCTCGATCGTGTCAACACCCTGGCACGCGCCCTGATGGCGCTTGACGTGGAGCGCGGTGATCGGGTTGCCATATGGGCGCTGAACTACGCTGAGTGGGTGCTTGTCCAGTTTGCCACAGCAAAGATCGGCGCCATAATGGTGAACATCAACCCTGCATACCGGACATACGAGTTCGAGTATGCCATGAAGCAGTCTGAGGTGCAGACACTCTTCATCCAGGGCAGGTTCAAGACCTCCGACTATGTCGGGATGTTCTATGAGTCGTGCCCCGAGGCTTTTGAGGCTAAGCCAGGCCGGATAGATAGCGACAGGTTCCCGTTCTTGAAGAACGTCATATTCCTTGGGGATATCCCATACAACGGGATGTACACCTGGGACGATCTCATGGAGATGGCCGATCTCATCGCTCCTGAAGAACTCCGGGAGCGTGAAGAGTCGCTCGACTTCGACGATCCGGTCAACATCCAGTACACCAGCGGGACCACCGGCTTTCCTAAAGGCGTGGTTCTGACACATCACAACGTCCTGAACAACGGTTTCTTCGTAGGGGAAGGTATGAAGTTCGCCCATCACGACCGACTCTGCATCCCGGTGCCGTTCTACCACTGTTTCGGTATGGTTCTCTCCAACATGGCCAGCGTCACACATGGTGCCACAATGGTGCTGCCATCGCCAGTCTTTGAGGCGGAGGCCGTCCTCAAAGCCGTGCAGGACGAGCGGTGCACCGCCCTCCACGGCGTGCCGACGATGTTCATCGCCGAACTTGCGCACCCGAACTTCGAGAACTATAGGCTTGACTCGCTCAGGACGGGGATCATGGCGGGCTCGCCATGTCCGACAGAGGTGATGCGGGAGGTCAGCAAGAGAATGCACATCTCCGAGATCGTGATCGTCTACGGCCAGACCGAGACCTCACCAGGGATCACGATGACCACGACAGATGACCCGCTGGAACGGCGTGTCTCGACGGTTGGAAGACCTTTTCCTCACACGGAGGTCAAGATCATCGACCCGAACACAAAGAGGATCGTCCCCCGCGGCGAGACCGGTGAGATCTGTGCCCGCGGCTACTGCGTGATGCGGTGCTACTACAACAACCCGAACGCCACCCGGGCAACTATCGACGAGAACGGCTGGAACCATACGGGAGATCTCGGGGTGATGGACGAGGAGAACTATGTCAAGATCGTCGGCCGCCTGAAGGAAATGGTGATCCGCGGCGGTGAGAACATCTACCCGCGCGAGATCGAGGAGTTTCTCCACACCCACCCGAAGATCGCTGACGCCTATGTGATCGGGGTGCCGGACAGGAAGTACGGCGAGGAACTTATGGCATGGATCAGGGTCGATAACGGTGCGAGACTGACGGAGGAGGATGTGCGGGAGTTCTGCCGCGGCAGGATCGCGCACTTCAAGATCCCGCGCTACATCAAGTTCGTCGACGACTTCCCGATGACGGTCTCGGGCAAGATCATGAAGTTCAAGATGCGTGAAATCGCGATAAAGGAACTCGGCCTTGAGGACGAGTCAAAGGTCGAGACGGCGTGA
- a CDS encoding RNA-guided endonuclease InsQ/TnpB family protein, giving the protein MIVSYKYRAYPDATVETRLNTALDTCRWLYNKLLEECNTAAREGGISPTMRGTQARIVTLKEENPALKDVYSKVLQMVNYTLWSNIAALSQTKKRGRKIGKLRFKSAARYRTLNYNQSGFKIDRERSSITFSKIGTIPFNMHRPYTGKVKGVLITRSGDRWYVIIQTEQEVYKSKREGQSVGIDVGLDSFAVDSDGAVIENPRFYEHSLGRIKKIQRSLARKQRFSKNWKKAKRKLEKVYDHVANQKNDFLHKLSRQYVDTYATICVEDLNIKYLKENGKSRGLRRSIHSASWGRFYSYLSYKAESAGTELVKVDPRDTTQMCSNCGSIVKKTLSERVHECPYCGFVADRDYNAAVNIHRVGMEQPFEPVEPRPLHHISVVQVLAMKQEAPPERRG; this is encoded by the coding sequence ATGATCGTTTCCTACAAGTACCGGGCGTATCCCGATGCAACCGTGGAAACACGGCTGAACACTGCACTTGATACCTGTAGGTGGCTCTACAACAAACTTCTCGAAGAATGCAACACGGCAGCACGAGAGGGTGGGATCTCTCCGACGATGCGGGGAACGCAGGCGCGGATCGTCACGCTGAAAGAGGAGAATCCTGCACTCAAGGACGTATACTCTAAAGTGCTCCAGATGGTCAACTATACCCTCTGGAGCAACATCGCTGCACTCTCGCAGACAAAGAAGAGAGGACGGAAGATCGGCAAACTCCGATTCAAGAGTGCAGCCCGATACCGGACGCTCAATTATAATCAGTCGGGTTTCAAGATCGATCGCGAGCGTAGTTCGATTACGTTCTCGAAGATCGGAACGATTCCGTTCAACATGCACCGACCCTACACCGGGAAGGTGAAGGGTGTCCTGATCACCCGTTCCGGCGATAGATGGTATGTGATCATTCAGACAGAGCAGGAGGTCTACAAGTCAAAGCGTGAAGGGCAGTCTGTCGGTATCGATGTCGGGTTGGATTCGTTTGCGGTCGATAGTGACGGTGCAGTGATCGAGAACCCCAGGTTCTATGAACATTCTCTTGGCAGGATCAAGAAGATCCAGCGGAGTCTTGCCCGGAAACAACGGTTCTCGAAAAACTGGAAGAAGGCAAAAAGGAAACTGGAGAAGGTCTATGATCATGTCGCCAACCAGAAGAACGATTTCCTGCACAAACTCTCCCGTCAGTACGTTGACACCTATGCGACGATCTGTGTTGAAGACCTGAATATCAAGTATTTGAAAGAGAACGGCAAATCTCGCGGGCTCCGGAGAAGTATCCACAGTGCGTCGTGGGGACGATTTTATTCTTACCTCTCGTACAAGGCTGAAAGTGCTGGTACGGAACTCGTCAAAGTCGATCCCCGCGACACGACACAGATGTGTTCGAACTGCGGAAGCATCGTGAAAAAGACGCTCTCCGAGAGAGTCCACGAATGCCCATACTGTGGGTTTGTTGCCGATAGAGATTACAATGCTGCGGTGAATATCCACCGCGTGGGGATGGAACAGCCCTTTGAGCCTGTGGAGCCAAGACCTCTACATCACATCTCTGTGGTGCAAGTGTTGGCCATGAAGCAGGAAGCCCCGCCCGAGAGGCGCGGGTAG
- a CDS encoding DUF504 domain-containing protein codes for MMRTSHRLLLRLYHDPGYDFSRVEIDYVDRGAPGDRSTVRGERVVALEAPYMEVDAGTHTACIPYHRIRQILYDGEVVWEHGHRPGDAGDG; via the coding sequence ATGATGCGGACAAGTCACCGGCTGCTTCTACGGCTCTACCACGACCCCGGGTATGACTTCTCCCGTGTTGAGATCGATTACGTAGACCGCGGTGCGCCCGGCGACCGCTCGACGGTTCGGGGCGAGAGGGTCGTTGCGCTCGAGGCGCCCTACATGGAGGTGGACGCCGGAACCCACACCGCCTGCATCCCCTATCATCGGATCCGGCAGATCCTCTACGACGGTGAGGTCGTCTGGGAGCACGGCCACCGACCGGGTGACGCCGGCGATGGGTGA